The following DNA comes from Bacillota bacterium.
CACTCTGCGGCAGGAGGTGCTGCACCCAGCCCGATGAACGAGAGGCCTGCCGCCTGGAGCACGGTGAAGCCCATACCGAGCGTCCCCCGCACGACCACCGGTGAGATGACGTGGGGCAGGATGTGGCGCAACATGATGTACAGGTCGCTGGCGCCGCCGGCCCGGGCCGCC
Coding sequences within:
- a CDS encoding ABC transporter permease; protein product: AARAGGASDLYIMLRHILPHVISPVVVRGTLGMGFTVLQAAGLSFIGLGAAPPAAEWGAMINEGRNLLVNGVWWVSTFPGIAIMLAVLGCNLLGDGVRDVLDPRGTTRAEL